The genomic segment TCGCCGTGGCAGGTCCACTGCTGGACGGCGGCCCCGTTGGCGGTGGAGTAGGCGGAGATGTCCAGGCACTTGCCGCTGGAGTGGTTGACGATGGTGTAGGTGTCGGTCGCGCCGCTGACGGGGTGGAAGTCGAAGCGCTGTTCCTGGCCGCTTCCGCAGGTGTTCTGCTCGTACTGGGTGCCGTCCGCGGTGGACTTGGCTGGGTCTTCCAGGCAGAGCCCGCTGTGCTGGGCGACTGCCGTGGAGGAGAAGCCGGTCGAGGCGCCGATGTGCAGACTCGCCGGTGCGAAGGAGACCTGGTCGAGGTGGGGCGCGGAGCTGGAGCGCATGGGCTGTCCGATGTCGCTGCCGCCGCCGGAGTAGACCAGGCCGATGGTGGTGCCGTCGTAGTTGTAGAGCTGTGAGGAGGTGAACCTGACGGTGTTGGCGCCCTTGGCGAGGGTGACGGGAACGGTGTAGTCGTTGAACTGGTTCCAGTGCAGCGTGCTGGCGAAGTTGACGCGGGTGGCGTCACCGCCGTTGACCCTGACATCGGCGTGTTCGGCCATGAGGTCGGGGTTGTAGTGCTTGGAGGGTAGTTCCTCGGCGTTCGCGTAGCGCATGGTCATGGCGTACGTGCCGGCCTCGGGCGCGTTGACGTTGAGGGTGAGGGCATTGGCGGTTCCGTTGCCGATGCCGGTGACGACGCCGCCGTTGGCCTGGCTGTAGGTGGTGTCGGCGGCCGCGGTGCCGGTGAGGGTGCCGTTCTCGGCCTGGTAGGTGACGACGTTGCCGGTGGTGACGGCGTTGGTGGGGCTGAACGGTGTGACTGCCAGGCGGTCCAGGGTGAGGGTGCCACCGGCGCCGGTCGCCCTGACCTTGTTGATTCCGGCGTTCAGGTAGACCCGGTTGGCGGAGGTCGACCATGCGCCGGCCGTCGCGCCGGCGAGGGTCTGGTCGTTGACGGTTCTGCCGTTGACGGTGAGGCCGGCCTGGCCGGTGTTGCGGTAGCGGGCCGTCAGGTCCGCGTAGCCGTCCCGCTCGGAGTAGACCCAGAACGTCGCGGACTTGCCGGAGGTCAGGTTCACCGCGCCCGCGCCGGACTGGCCCTGGGAGGTGTAGGAAGTCGTGCCGTTGTCGGACAGCGAGGCCTGCTCGGCCTCGTGGACGGTGGTGCCCTGGACACTGGAGTCCTGGTACTGGAGGTCGATCTTGTCGACGATGGCGTCGCCGTCGGTCGCGGCACCGTTGTCGCCGGTTGTGGCCAGGCTGATGGTGTGGCTGCCCGCGGTCAGGTGCACGGTGGCGTCGCTGTGGCCCCACACCACCCACTGGAAGCCAACCGGCAGGTCGACCCTCTTGGACGCGCCGCCGTCGACGCGCATGTACACATTGGTCGGGCCCTTGACCTGGGCGTCCTTGCGGTAGCTGTTGGCGAAGACCGACACCTTGTAGTCGCCGGTGGTGGGCACCGTGACGGGGAAGCCGATGACGGTGTCGGAGCCGGTGCGCAGGCCGCCGACGTCCTGGCGGCCAGAGGTGGCGAAACCGCCGACGTTGCTGGGCGTGCCCTCGGTGTTGATGTTGTGGTCGCTGCCGCTGAGGTTGGCGTTCTCGGCCTCGTACGTGGCCGTCCAGGTGCTGTCGGAGGCGGTGCTGCTGCCAGTGCCGCCGGGGGAGACGATGATCTCGTAGGCGGACATGGCGTCAAGGGTGATCGGTATGGTCACCGAGCCGTCGGAGCCCACGCTGACGTCGGTGTCGGAGAGCCTGGTCGGGGTGGCCGCCGCGCCGAGGTAGCCGCTGTAGCGGTCCTGGAAGACGCTGACGTGCACGCTGCTGCCGAAGACCGTGGGGTCGATGTTCTTGATGACCGTGTTCGAGTCACCGCTGGTGCCGCCCCCGGCGAGGATGACGCGGGCCTGCTTCTTGTCCGTGTCGAGGCTCGCCAGGCCCTGGAGGGTGTACGCGGCGTCGTTCTCGGCGCCGGTGACCTTGACGGTGTCGCCGCTCATGGAGGTGTACCAGTTGTACAGCCACCACTGGGCGTTGGGGGTGTTCTGGGCGGCGGCGGAGTCGCCGAGGTTGCCGTTGATGTTCCAGTACGGCAGGTTGCCGTCGATCTTCTTGTCCTCGATGGCCGAGATCCACTGCACCATCTGGCCGGGGTCGGTGAGGTGGTAGCGGTGGGCGTACTCGTTGAGGTTGATCGGCAGGTGTGAGGGGATGCCGACCGAGGTCTCGGCGGCGCGGTAGTTGTCGACGGTGCTGCGCACCTCCGCCGGGCTGCCCAGGGTGTGCCAGGTCACCACGTCCGGCAGGCAGTTGTTGGCCTTGCAGTAGGTGAGGAAGCCCTTGAGGGAGGACTCGGTGTAGCTGGAGGTGTTGGGCCCGGCCAGACGCGCCTGAGGCCAGATGCCCTTGATG from the Streptomyces sp. NBC_00310 genome contains:
- a CDS encoding RICIN domain-containing protein, with the protein product MPRIGQRRSTTRRLLHGITRTLIPLTVIAGVTTGTVTPASAATPTLTVDLGTTTGALHYGASGALYGLYGPDIPTNNLIEGMGLQTTNTKAQDGQQHPGSDALEVAKPFVDSGGKDIMIYMTDVYRTFSYERADYAAYQAAMKTQVEQAMASPYKDRIVFVPYNEPDGMWFQGMRTQAGPLAAFNSEWRQTYDFIKGIWPQARLAGPNTSSYTESSLKGFLTYCKANNCLPDVVTWHTLGSPAEVRSTVDNYRAAETSVGIPSHLPINLNEYAHRYHLTDPGQMVQWISAIEDKKIDGNLPYWNINGNLGDSAAAQNTPNAQWWLYNWYTSMSGDTVKVTGAENDAAYTLQGLASLDTDKKQARVILAGGGTSGDSNTVIKNIDPTVFGSSVHVSVFQDRYSGYLGAAATPTRLSDTDVSVGSDGSVTIPITLDAMSAYEIIVSPGGTGSSTASDSTWTATYEAENANLSGSDHNINTEGTPSNVGGFATSGRQDVGGLRTGSDTVIGFPVTVPTTGDYKVSVFANSYRKDAQVKGPTNVYMRVDGGASKRVDLPVGFQWVVWGHSDATVHLTAGSHTISLATTGDNGAATDGDAIVDKIDLQYQDSSVQGTTVHEAEQASLSDNGTTSYTSQGQSGAGAVNLTSGKSATFWVYSERDGYADLTARYRNTGQAGLTVNGRTVNDQTLAGATAGAWSTSANRVYLNAGINKVRATGAGGTLTLDRLAVTPFSPTNAVTTGNVVTYQAENGTLTGTAAADTTYSQANGGVVTGIGNGTANALTLNVNAPEAGTYAMTMRYANAEELPSKHYNPDLMAEHADVRVNGGDATRVNFASTLHWNQFNDYTVPVTLAKGANTVRFTSSQLYNYDGTTIGLVYSGGGSDIGQPMRSSSAPHLDQVSFAPASLHIGASTGFSSTAVAQHSGLCLEDPAKSTADGTQYEQNTCGSGQEQRFDFHPVSGATDTYTIVNHSSGKCLDISAYSTANGAAVQQWTCHGDTNQRFTLKPVTALGNSQDYQLVAVNSGKCVDVSNISTASGAKIHQWPCDSASTLSTKKNQIWRLLGKS